The nucleotide window TGAGAAACGTCGGCGGTCCCCCGGCGGTGTCTTCTTCCATCTCATCAAGCAAGGCGCAACCAAAGAAGAGCGCAAGGCCATCTTCCCAGCCAACCGCAACCCAAAGAAGAAGCAGAAGAGCGCCAGGGCTAAGGGATCACCCACGGCGCCGGCGATGACCTGGGATGAAGCGAAGCAACTCATTGCCCAAGCCCTTAAATCGACAGGAGAGGCCAGAACCGTGAAACTCACATTGATAGGTAGACCGCTGAAGGTCATTCAACAAAAAGATTGTGTGGTTGTCTCGCTGAAGGGGCGCGAGCCTAAGACGCTGCCCAAGGGGTTGCCGGCCGTGCCGGAAGGCAGCGCGATCACCTGGGCCGTGTTCATCGTCAATAAGCAGTGGAGCAAGGTGAAAGAGAGCATCGAGCAGAACCAAAGCGACGCACTCATCATCGAGGGCTATCCCATCGTCGGTAAGGGCGGTGTGGCGGCCGTCATGGCCACAAACTGCAAATCTGTGCTGATGGAACGGGCGCAGCGGGAACAGTCTTAGCAGTAATGCGTACACCTGCTAAACTCGAATTATACATAAGTCGTCTTTTGTTGAATATGAGTTTGGCAGGTGTACGCCCTCATTACTCCTCGTCTGCGTTTGCCCTCACAACCCCTGCGGATGTACACTACCCGTATTCCCACATAGAACCATAGCAGCATGAAAGCATAAAACCATATGCGAATCCTAACCTTTGCGAATCAAAAAGGCGGTGTAGCCAAGACCACCAGCGCCGTTAATGTGGCCGTGGGCCTGGCCATGCTACACAGCAAGCGTGTGCTTTTGGTTGATGCGGATCCACAGGCAAACGCCACCTACGCCACTGTAGGGGCCACAGAGCCGGCGCTCACTATCTATGACTTGTTGATCAACGATGCGGACCTGGCAGCCTGTGTCATGCCTACACGGCTGCCCAGCCTATCGTTACTACCCAGCTCTATCGACCTTGCCGGCGCTGAAGTCGAATTGCTCAGCGAGACAGGCGGCCAAACGCTACTACGCTCCAAACTGCGCGCCGCCAACTATGACTACATTATCATTGATGCGCCGCCGTCGCTGGGCCTGCTTTGCGTCAACACCCTAGCAGCCGCAACAGAGGTAATGATCCCCGTCGCCGTGGGTGTCTTCGCCTTGAAGGGCTTAGGCCGGCTGGAAGAGACGATAGCCAAGGTAAAAAGCCGGCTGGATAGACCCGACCTCAGAATCGGCGGTGTGTTTGTCACGATGGCCGATCAAACCAACGTGGCTAGGGATGTGAGCGAAGCGATACAGGTACGTTACGGCGCCCTCGCCTTTACCACCATCATCCCGCGCAGCGTGCGCACAGAGGAAGCCCACAGCCGAGCGCTGTCGGTGTTTGAACACGCACCCGGTAGTGCCGGCGCCGTGGCCTATGAACAACTGATACAGGAGATTATCAATCGTGGCTAAAAAATCAGGATTGGGGGCTGATGCCATCTTTGGCAGCAAGGCACCAGAAGCGCCCCAGAAGGCGCCAGAGCAACCCGGAGCACCACCAGCGCAGCCAGAGCCGGCAAAGATGCGCACGACCATTATGCTTGCCCCTGACGTGCTCATTCTGCTGAACCGGCTGAAAGAGCAGAGTATAAGCGCCGGCACACGCCAAACACAAGGCGAGATTATCGAAGATGCGATCCGCACCCTGGCTAGAATCAAAGACATAAAAGTATAAGAACTCTTATGCGATTTTATGACTTATGTTATATGTGTGTTGTAGATCATAAAAGCATAAAAGAGTATAAAGTTATATATGATTTTATGTAAAAATCTCACTTTTTTAAGGTTTCTCCTTAGCCAGTGCACAGGTGTGTACACTGGAAAAACTGTGTATTGACAAGTGTAGGCTTATGGCTTACAATAAAAGGCATGATTACATCGTTTCGACACAAGGCGCTGGAAGCCCTGTTTCTATATGATCAAAGCAAGGGATTACAACAGTCGCAAGTAAGAAGGTTGCGCGGGCTGTTACTGATTCTAAATAATGCCCATGCAATTGGGGATATAGATAGGCCAGGGCTGAACCTGCACCCACTAAAAGGCGGTAGAGTAGGCTTTTGGTCGATCAGGGTTGACGGCAACTATCGACTGATTTTCCGCTTTGAGGATGGTGACGCACTTGATGTTGATCTGGTTGATTACCA belongs to Chloracidobacterium sp. and includes:
- a CDS encoding ParA family protein, which produces MRILTFANQKGGVAKTTSAVNVAVGLAMLHSKRVLLVDADPQANATYATVGATEPALTIYDLLINDADLAACVMPTRLPSLSLLPSSIDLAGAEVELLSETGGQTLLRSKLRAANYDYIIIDAPPSLGLLCVNTLAAATEVMIPVAVGVFALKGLGRLEETIAKVKSRLDRPDLRIGGVFVTMADQTNVARDVSEAIQVRYGALAFTTIIPRSVRTEEAHSRALSVFEHAPGSAGAVAYEQLIQEIINRG
- a CDS encoding type II toxin-antitoxin system RelE/ParE family toxin, translated to MITSFRHKALEALFLYDQSKGLQQSQVRRLRGLLLILNNAHAIGDIDRPGLNLHPLKGGRVGFWSIRVDGNYRLIFRFEDGDALDVDLVDYH